Proteins from one Paraburkholderia sp. BL10I2N1 genomic window:
- a CDS encoding aldehyde dehydrogenase family protein — translation MNRDPLAPLFPLVSGPFRHYINGAWETGATTGLSLNPSDLDDPIGEYARADARQTDAAIEAASAAFREWSLASIQRRADALDAIGSEILARKDELGRLLAREEGKTLPEAIAEATRAGQIFRFFAGEALRVPGEHRPSVRAGIDIDVTREPLGVIGIIAPWNFPLAIPAWKIAPALAYGNCVVFKPAETVPACAAALAGIINRAGLPAGVFNLVMGSGRQVGERIVAHPLVHAISFTGSVETGTRVLQSAAARQARVQLEMGGKNPLVVLADANLESAVDAALNGAFVSTGQRCTASSRLIVERGAFEPFVEALKAKLASLSVDHALKHGTDIGPVANEQQLAVTQDYLNVGREEGAELVAGGRRLERATRGYFLEPALFIGEPAHRIAREEIFGPLAVVLPADDYEHALHLANDTPFGLCAGICTQSLKYARHFRRHSQTGMVMVNLPTAGVDYHVPFGGRKGSSYGPREQGTYAVEFYTTVKTAYVAG, via the coding sequence ATGAATCGCGATCCCCTAGCCCCTCTGTTTCCTCTCGTATCCGGTCCGTTCCGGCACTACATCAATGGTGCCTGGGAAACCGGTGCGACGACGGGGCTGTCGCTGAATCCATCGGATCTCGACGATCCGATCGGCGAATATGCCCGCGCCGATGCACGGCAGACCGATGCGGCCATCGAGGCTGCAAGCGCGGCGTTTCGCGAGTGGTCGCTCGCTTCGATCCAGCGGCGGGCCGACGCACTGGATGCGATCGGCAGTGAGATTCTCGCTCGCAAGGACGAACTTGGCCGCCTGCTGGCGCGCGAGGAAGGCAAGACCCTGCCGGAAGCGATCGCAGAAGCGACGCGCGCCGGCCAGATCTTCAGGTTTTTCGCCGGCGAGGCGCTGCGCGTTCCCGGGGAACACCGCCCATCGGTGCGCGCCGGAATCGACATCGACGTGACACGCGAGCCGCTCGGCGTAATCGGGATCATCGCGCCATGGAATTTTCCGCTCGCGATTCCGGCATGGAAGATCGCCCCGGCCCTCGCCTATGGCAACTGCGTCGTGTTCAAGCCGGCCGAAACGGTTCCAGCGTGCGCGGCGGCGCTGGCCGGGATCATCAATCGCGCGGGGTTGCCGGCGGGCGTCTTCAATCTCGTCATGGGCAGCGGCCGGCAGGTTGGCGAACGGATCGTCGCCCACCCGCTCGTGCACGCGATCAGCTTCACGGGCTCGGTCGAGACCGGAACACGTGTGCTGCAGTCGGCGGCCGCGCGGCAGGCCCGCGTGCAGCTTGAGATGGGCGGCAAGAACCCGCTCGTCGTGCTGGCGGACGCAAATCTGGAGAGCGCCGTCGATGCGGCGCTGAACGGCGCGTTCGTCTCTACCGGACAGCGTTGTACGGCTTCATCGCGGCTGATCGTCGAGCGCGGCGCGTTCGAACCTTTCGTCGAGGCATTGAAGGCGAAGCTTGCGTCGCTTTCCGTCGATCACGCGCTGAAGCACGGTACCGACATCGGGCCGGTCGCCAACGAGCAGCAGCTCGCAGTGACGCAGGACTACCTGAATGTCGGTCGCGAAGAAGGCGCGGAGCTGGTGGCGGGCGGCCGCCGGCTGGAACGGGCAACGCGGGGCTACTTTCTCGAGCCGGCGCTCTTCATTGGTGAGCCAGCGCATCGGATCGCACGCGAGGAGATTTTCGGTCCGCTCGCCGTTGTACTTCCTGCCGACGACTACGAGCACGCACTGCATCTCGCCAACGACACGCCGTTTGGCCTGTGCGCAGGCATCTGTACGCAGTCGCTGAAATACGCGCGGCATTTCCGGCGCCACAGTCAGACCGGCATGGTGATGGTGAATCTGCCAACCGCGGGCGTCGACTATCACGTGCCGTTCGGCGGTCGCAAAGGCTCGAGTTACGGACCGCGCGAACAGGGCACGTATGCCGTTGAGTTCTACACGACTGTAAAGACCGCTTACGTCGCGGGCTGA
- a CDS encoding arabinose ABC transporter substrate-binding protein encodes MNLKLRRLTLSAMAAAALAAPFAAHMSAHADEPLKVGFLVKMPEQAWFINEQKAASALGQKENFSVVNIGTPDGEKVLAAIDNLGAQGAKGFVICAPDVRLGPAIEARAKRYNMKFVTVDDQLVDSSGKPLADVPHLGMSAFKIGNQVGQAISDEMKRRGWKPEEVGALRITNYELPTAKLRTDGATQSLLANGFKKENIFDAPQKTTDDEGGFNASSPVLAQHPNIKKWVVFALNEESVLGGVRATEQLHIPSADVIGVGINGAGEAFAEFQKKEPTGFYGTIAVSSTNHGKQSTENLIEWIKTGKQPPADTQTTGKLMVRGNWQQVRQELGI; translated from the coding sequence ATGAATCTCAAGCTTCGCCGTTTGACCCTGTCTGCGATGGCCGCTGCCGCCCTCGCCGCTCCGTTCGCCGCGCATATGTCGGCGCATGCGGACGAGCCGCTGAAAGTCGGCTTCCTCGTGAAGATGCCGGAACAGGCGTGGTTCATCAACGAACAGAAAGCCGCGTCCGCCCTCGGCCAGAAGGAAAACTTCTCGGTGGTGAACATCGGCACGCCCGACGGCGAAAAGGTTCTGGCCGCAATCGACAACCTCGGCGCCCAGGGTGCAAAAGGCTTCGTGATCTGCGCCCCCGACGTGCGTCTCGGACCGGCCATCGAGGCGCGTGCGAAGCGCTACAACATGAAGTTCGTCACCGTCGACGACCAGCTCGTCGACTCCTCCGGCAAGCCGCTGGCGGACGTGCCGCACCTCGGCATGTCGGCGTTCAAGATCGGCAATCAGGTCGGTCAGGCGATCTCGGATGAAATGAAGCGTCGCGGCTGGAAGCCCGAAGAAGTCGGCGCGCTGCGCATCACGAACTACGAACTGCCGACCGCCAAGCTTCGCACCGATGGGGCGACGCAATCGCTGCTGGCAAACGGCTTCAAGAAAGAGAACATTTTCGATGCGCCGCAAAAGACGACCGATGACGAAGGCGGCTTCAACGCGTCGTCACCGGTGCTCGCACAGCATCCGAACATCAAGAAGTGGGTGGTCTTCGCGCTGAACGAAGAAAGCGTGCTGGGCGGCGTGCGCGCGACCGAGCAACTGCATATTCCGTCGGCGGATGTGATCGGCGTGGGCATCAACGGCGCGGGCGAAGCGTTCGCCGAATTCCAGAAGAAAGAGCCGACGGGCTTCTACGGAACGATCGCTGTGAGCTCGACAAACCACGGCAAGCAGAGCACGGAAAACCTCATCGAGTGGATCAAGACGGGCAAGCAGCCGCCCGCCGATACGCAGACCACCGGCAAGCTGATGGTGCGCGGCAACTGGCAACAGGTGCGTCAGGAACTCGGCATCTAA